The Streptococcus viridans genome includes a window with the following:
- a CDS encoding GTP pyrophosphokinase: MAIDWENFLDPYIQAVGELKIKLRGIRKQYRKQQKHSPIEFVTGRVKPIESILEKMERRSISEENLAQDMQDIAGLRIMVQFVDDVDEVLEVLRKRQDMRVVQERDYIRHKKSSGYRSYHVVVEYPVDTINGYETILAEIQIRTLSMNFWATIEHSLNYKYKGDFPDEIKKRLEVTANLAYQLDEEMGAIRDAIQEAQALFDPMHRKLNDGVGNSDDTDEDYR, from the coding sequence ATGGCGATTGATTGGGAAAATTTTTTAGATCCCTATATCCAAGCAGTTGGGGAGTTGAAGATTAAACTTCGTGGGATAAGAAAGCAGTATCGCAAACAACAAAAGCATTCCCCAATCGAGTTTGTGACCGGTCGTGTGAAGCCGATTGAGAGTATTCTCGAAAAGATGGAACGCAGAAGTATATCTGAAGAGAACCTGGCTCAAGATATGCAAGATATTGCTGGTCTGAGGATCATGGTTCAATTTGTAGATGACGTAGACGAAGTCCTAGAAGTCTTGCGGAAGCGTCAGGATATGCGCGTGGTTCAAGAACGAGACTATATTCGTCACAAGAAATCAAGTGGGTATCGAAGCTATCATGTAGTGGTAGAGTATCCAGTAGATACCATTAATGGCTATGAAACGATTTTGGCAGAGATTCAGATTCGTACTTTGTCTATGAATTTCTGGGCCACCATTGAACACTCATTAAATTACAAATATAAAGGAGATTTTCCGGACGAGATTAAGAAGCGTCTTGAAGTCACCGCGAATTTGGCTTATCAACTCGATGAGGAAATGGGTGCCATTCGTGATGCCATTCAGGAGGCGCAAGCTCTTTTTGATCCAATGCATCGTAAATTAAACGATGGCGTCGGAAATAGTGATGATACAGATGAGGACTACAGGTAA